In Gemmata obscuriglobus, a single genomic region encodes these proteins:
- a CDS encoding DEAD/DEAH box helicase translates to MAEGLLEPLLNRGADWSTFTPGPASPLPDPVLIAPRATAAKGLPAQILITADGKLPPASRDGCRWFRPAPHGFSADLAACEAECASILDSWVGSFSFKAERRTGQTVLERGLRPPQIGALYAALAHWTVTNDPATVVMPTGTGKTETMLGLLVADRLRRVLVIVPTDALRDQLSTKFLSLGILKSAGVVASGALLPVVGTLRRKPTTVQEVDEFFSRCNVVVTTAQIAGACVPDVLARMAAVCSHLFVDEAHHVRAPTWERIRTAFTGKGVLQFTATPFRGDGRLVDGKVIYNYPLRKAQQDGYFRPIRFRPVEDYDEDQSDKCIAAEALAQLEDDLRAGRDHLLMARCSNITRAEKVFEIYKKLAAGHQPVLAHSELSANQKRSAVEALRNRTTRVVVCVDMFGEGFDLPQLKVAALHDVHKSLAVTLQFTGRFTRTEDGVGEATIVANIGNVDVGGALQDLYAEDPDWNLLLRELSEAATGGQVLRSEFLQGFTNLPDRIPLQNIFPKMSTVAFETSCPRWMPEAIERVVRNLYDEPAVHPRENVAIFVTREQFPVVWGDVRGISDVVYELYIVHWDDAQNLLYIHSSDNGTAHEDIAKAVCGPDAAAVTGERVFRALHGVNRLILTNLGLGHSLSRAVRFTMHVGPDIREGLTEMHAKNKYKTNLFGRGYEGGEKVSIGCSKKGRIWSFHSAEDVHDWLRWCRAIGPKLKDNTIDVAGLLKGAMVTKPVSARPTKVPITIEWSEDLLCRDEDAVQFEVANVRAPFYEVELELVGHSDTDPIRFRISSDVWPLPVEFEVRLSADRVEYVPATGTDPNVIVGRRTLALTKYLKQEPPVIRFHDGAFLIGNDLFEANVTSRVPFDPSRIATWAWTGVNLKVESQRQTKRTDSIQRHVIEHLLSTTAPNKFEVIFDDDASGEAADIVALRTASGRLLVQLYHCKYSKDLNPSNRLEDLYEVCGQAQRSVYWKGQPERLIEHLILRETRRLKKGGVSRFELGDMRALKRLKGLLQQMTCEFEIFIVQPGLSVAQAEASQLDLLAATELYLSETYNAKLRVIASV, encoded by the coding sequence GTGGCCGAGGGTTTGCTCGAACCGCTACTGAATCGCGGCGCCGACTGGTCGACGTTTACTCCCGGCCCCGCCTCCCCTCTTCCCGACCCCGTGCTCATCGCGCCGCGGGCGACTGCAGCCAAAGGGCTGCCGGCGCAGATCCTCATCACGGCCGACGGAAAGTTGCCGCCGGCCTCCCGTGACGGGTGCCGGTGGTTTCGTCCAGCTCCACACGGGTTCTCTGCGGACCTAGCCGCGTGCGAGGCCGAGTGCGCGTCCATCCTGGACTCGTGGGTCGGCAGCTTTTCTTTCAAGGCGGAGCGGCGAACCGGCCAGACGGTCCTCGAGCGCGGGCTCCGTCCGCCGCAGATCGGTGCGCTCTACGCCGCGCTGGCTCACTGGACGGTGACCAATGATCCGGCCACCGTCGTGATGCCCACCGGCACCGGCAAAACCGAAACCATGCTCGGGTTGCTCGTGGCCGACCGGCTCCGGCGCGTGCTCGTCATCGTCCCCACGGACGCGCTGCGCGATCAGTTGAGCACGAAATTCCTGTCGCTCGGAATTTTAAAGAGTGCGGGCGTGGTCGCGTCAGGCGCCCTTTTGCCCGTTGTGGGGACGTTGCGCCGCAAGCCGACCACGGTGCAGGAGGTGGACGAGTTCTTTTCACGCTGCAACGTCGTGGTGACGACCGCGCAAATTGCCGGGGCGTGCGTGCCCGATGTGCTCGCGCGGATGGCCGCGGTCTGCAGTCACCTCTTCGTGGACGAGGCGCACCACGTGCGGGCTCCGACCTGGGAACGGATCCGGACGGCGTTCACCGGCAAAGGGGTTCTTCAGTTTACGGCCACGCCGTTTCGAGGCGACGGCCGACTCGTCGACGGGAAAGTCATTTACAACTACCCGTTGCGGAAAGCACAGCAGGACGGCTACTTTCGCCCGATCCGGTTCCGGCCCGTCGAGGATTACGACGAGGACCAGAGCGACAAGTGCATCGCCGCCGAAGCCCTCGCACAGCTAGAAGACGACTTGCGGGCGGGGCGCGACCATTTGCTCATGGCGCGCTGCTCGAACATCACGCGCGCGGAAAAGGTCTTCGAGATTTACAAGAAGCTGGCAGCGGGCCACCAACCCGTCCTCGCCCACAGTGAGCTGTCGGCGAACCAGAAGCGATCGGCCGTTGAGGCCTTGCGCAACCGGACGACGCGGGTCGTCGTGTGCGTCGACATGTTCGGGGAGGGCTTCGACCTGCCGCAGCTGAAGGTTGCCGCCCTCCACGACGTGCACAAGAGCCTGGCCGTGACGCTCCAGTTCACCGGGCGCTTCACGCGGACCGAGGACGGGGTCGGCGAAGCGACGATAGTCGCCAACATCGGTAACGTCGATGTGGGCGGCGCCCTCCAGGACCTTTATGCCGAGGACCCGGACTGGAACCTCCTGTTGCGCGAGCTGTCGGAGGCGGCCACCGGCGGGCAGGTGCTGCGGTCGGAGTTCCTCCAAGGGTTTACGAACCTGCCCGACCGCATCCCGCTCCAAAACATCTTCCCCAAGATGAGCACGGTGGCGTTCGAAACCTCGTGCCCGCGGTGGATGCCCGAAGCGATCGAGCGGGTCGTCAGGAACCTGTACGACGAGCCCGCGGTGCACCCGCGCGAGAACGTCGCAATCTTCGTCACGCGCGAGCAGTTCCCGGTGGTGTGGGGCGACGTGCGCGGCATCAGCGACGTCGTCTACGAGCTGTACATCGTGCACTGGGACGACGCGCAGAACCTCCTCTACATCCACAGCTCGGACAACGGGACGGCCCACGAGGACATCGCCAAAGCCGTCTGCGGCCCTGATGCCGCTGCGGTGACTGGCGAGCGCGTGTTTCGAGCCCTTCACGGGGTCAACCGTCTGATCCTGACCAACCTCGGGCTCGGTCACTCACTGAGCCGCGCGGTCCGCTTCACGATGCACGTGGGGCCCGACATCCGCGAGGGCCTCACCGAGATGCACGCGAAGAACAAGTACAAGACGAACCTCTTCGGTCGCGGCTACGAGGGCGGAGAGAAGGTGAGCATCGGCTGCTCGAAGAAGGGGCGCATTTGGTCGTTCCACTCGGCCGAGGACGTGCACGACTGGCTCCGCTGGTGCCGGGCGATCGGGCCGAAACTCAAAGACAACACCATCGACGTCGCTGGGCTCCTGAAGGGGGCGATGGTGACCAAGCCAGTCTCGGCTCGGCCGACCAAAGTCCCTATCACCATCGAGTGGTCCGAGGACCTGCTGTGCCGCGACGAGGACGCCGTCCAGTTCGAGGTGGCCAACGTGCGCGCCCCCTTTTACGAGGTGGAACTGGAGCTCGTGGGCCATTCCGACACGGACCCGATCCGGTTTCGCATCTCTTCGGACGTCTGGCCCCTGCCCGTTGAGTTCGAGGTCCGCCTCTCCGCCGACCGCGTCGAGTACGTCCCCGCGACCGGCACCGACCCGAACGTGATCGTCGGCCGACGCACCCTGGCGCTTACGAAGTACTTGAAGCAAGAGCCACCGGTGATCCGCTTCCACGACGGCGCGTTTCTCATCGGCAACGACCTGTTCGAGGCGAACGTCACGTCTCGCGTCCCGTTCGACCCGTCTCGCATCGCGACGTGGGCCTGGACCGGGGTAAACCTTAAGGTCGAATCGCAGCGACAAACCAAGCGTACCGATTCGATCCAGCGCCATGTGATCGAGCACCTACTCTCGACAACAGCCCCGAACAAATTTGAGGTCATCTTCGATGACGACGCGTCCGGAGAAGCGGCTGACATCGTGGCCCTGAGGACTGCGTCGGGCCGTCTGCTCGTGCAGCTCTACCACTGCAAGTACTCCAAAGACCTGAACCCAAGTAACCGGCTCGAGGACCTGTACGAGGTGTGCGGACAAGCGCAGCGGAGCGTCTATTGGAAGGGGCAGCCGGAGCGGTTGATCGAACACCTGATCCTCCGCGAGACGAGGAGACTCAAGAAGGGCGGCGTCTCCCGCTTCGAGCTCGGGGACATGCGAGCGCTCAAGCGGCTCAAGGGCCTGCTGCAGCAGATGACGTGCGAGTTCGAAATCTTCATCGTTCAGCCCGGCCTATCAGTAGCACAGGCCGAGGCGAGCCAGCTGGATCTGCTGGCGGCGACCGAGCTTTACTTGAGCGAAACGTACAACGCCAAGCTCCGCGTGATAGCCAGCGTCTGA
- a CDS encoding ParA family protein — translation MKFRETQVIVFANQKGGCGKTSSLVSTAAAFAASGYSVCVVDTDPQCDSTGNLGVDPDAMIRQRRYTLADAYLSKVPAAQIAVTPEDRFGGLISVVPGHRALSSVEIRLEREVFGLLVHNGISEDSMEELRHEHRFRLRASLDSLRGRFDVVLIDTPPNLGFLMTSALVAADWCVIPTFPSGYDLKALQVITRTVEKIRKSYNPGLSLAGVLLGNYDRKAILDKEIHVALCKRFTPALVFATTIGRSVRFRESTERGITIFEHPDAKEQAANCAALVKEMINRGAKGAFGATLNPFPGTELVEQVIDSGLEDVETVNG, via the coding sequence ATGAAATTTCGAGAGACTCAGGTCATTGTGTTTGCGAACCAGAAAGGGGGGTGCGGGAAAACGAGCTCTCTCGTTTCTACCGCCGCAGCGTTTGCGGCGTCTGGTTACTCTGTGTGCGTGGTCGACACCGACCCGCAGTGTGATTCCACCGGCAATTTGGGCGTCGATCCCGATGCGATGATCCGGCAGCGGCGGTACACGCTTGCCGACGCGTACCTGTCGAAGGTTCCGGCGGCCCAAATCGCGGTCACACCGGAGGACCGGTTCGGCGGCCTCATCTCCGTCGTGCCGGGCCACCGCGCGCTCTCGTCCGTCGAAATCCGTTTGGAGCGAGAGGTGTTCGGGCTCCTGGTTCACAACGGCATCAGCGAAGATAGCATGGAGGAGCTGCGCCACGAGCACCGGTTCCGACTGCGGGCGTCGCTCGACTCGCTACGGGGCCGGTTCGACGTGGTCCTCATCGACACGCCCCCGAACCTCGGGTTCCTGATGACCTCGGCCCTCGTCGCCGCCGACTGGTGCGTGATCCCGACGTTCCCGAGCGGGTACGATCTGAAGGCGCTACAGGTGATCACGAGGACCGTCGAGAAGATTCGAAAATCGTACAACCCGGGCCTTAGTCTCGCCGGGGTGCTGCTCGGAAACTACGACCGTAAGGCAATCCTTGATAAAGAGATTCATGTGGCCCTATGTAAGCGGTTCACTCCGGCGCTCGTGTTCGCAACAACCATCGGTCGCTCGGTGCGCTTCCGGGAATCGACGGAGCGGGGCATCACGATTTTCGAACACCCGGATGCGAAGGAGCAGGCGGCCAACTGTGCGGCGCTCGTCAAGGAGATGATCAACCGTGGCGCCAAGGGCGCGTTCGGCGCAACGCTGAACCCGTTCCCGGGTACCGAACTCGTCGAGCAGGTGATCGACTCCGGCTTGGAGGATGTGGAGACAGTCAATGGCTAA
- a CDS encoding replication initiator protein A, producing the protein MNFAEFPLASLSDRVADNQKTLEFTDTIEDSSTGKDVVRTLVITAADKFGLPTALDDELLLGLIKLSVEQGFTDPKVYFSRYELIKKLGWRDESKSYRRIEDGLNRWTGVTLQYRKSWWVNDEKSWVTETFHVLNSVTVYDRERIARRRMMAKDAPEKALSSFVWSDQVFQSFKAGYIKQLDFDFYKSLTSAISKRMFRFLDKRFYNTGRWEFDLQVFACEHIGLSKNYSNSELKRKLAPAISELETNGFLAPLSDDERFVRERCGKWRAVFVKATKKLAVLPRTDAEHDPLFRDLVGRGLNPRSAQKLLREHPPEKIREKVQLFDQLKERVGEGTIRNRPGWLYAAIVKDFTVGAVASAHPPPVVAVVTPLATVEVSERERAEKSKAEAFERYWEALTEEQQREFEDQAVAGASGFLQKQYHRDKEARGHLWHASRQSILLEHFRRFGSARTD; encoded by the coding sequence ATGAACTTCGCCGAATTCCCATTGGCCTCACTCTCGGATCGGGTTGCGGACAATCAGAAGACACTCGAGTTCACCGACACCATTGAGGACTCCTCGACCGGCAAAGACGTGGTCCGCACGCTGGTCATCACTGCGGCCGACAAGTTCGGTCTTCCCACGGCTCTCGACGACGAACTGCTGCTCGGGCTCATCAAGCTGTCGGTGGAGCAGGGATTCACCGACCCCAAGGTGTATTTCTCGCGGTACGAGCTCATCAAGAAGCTCGGGTGGCGGGACGAGTCGAAGTCGTACCGGCGCATCGAGGACGGGCTCAACCGCTGGACCGGAGTCACGCTCCAGTACCGAAAATCGTGGTGGGTGAACGACGAGAAGAGCTGGGTGACCGAGACGTTCCACGTGCTCAACTCGGTGACCGTGTACGACCGCGAACGCATCGCCCGGCGGCGAATGATGGCCAAGGACGCGCCCGAGAAGGCGCTCTCGTCGTTCGTGTGGAGCGACCAGGTGTTTCAGAGCTTCAAGGCCGGGTACATCAAGCAGCTCGACTTCGATTTCTACAAGAGCCTGACGAGTGCCATCTCGAAGCGCATGTTCCGGTTCCTGGACAAGCGGTTTTACAACACCGGGCGCTGGGAGTTCGACCTCCAGGTGTTCGCGTGTGAGCACATCGGGCTGTCGAAAAACTACTCGAACTCGGAGCTCAAGCGGAAGCTCGCACCGGCAATATCGGAGCTCGAAACGAATGGATTTCTGGCCCCGCTTTCGGACGACGAACGGTTCGTACGTGAGCGGTGCGGCAAGTGGCGGGCGGTGTTTGTAAAGGCCACGAAAAAGCTCGCGGTGCTCCCGCGCACCGACGCCGAACACGACCCACTGTTTCGGGATTTAGTGGGCCGTGGCCTTAACCCCCGCAGCGCCCAAAAGCTGCTGCGCGAACACCCGCCCGAGAAGATTCGAGAGAAGGTTCAGCTCTTCGATCAGCTGAAAGAACGGGTAGGCGAGGGGACCATTCGCAACCGACCGGGATGGCTGTACGCAGCCATCGTCAAGGACTTTACCGTCGGGGCGGTTGCGTCGGCTCACCCGCCCCCGGTCGTAGCAGTCGTAACACCGCTCGCGACTGTCGAAGTGAGCGAGCGGGAGCGGGCCGAGAAATCGAAGGCTGAGGCTTTCGAGCGGTACTGGGAAGCGCTTACCGAAGAGCAGCAGCGCGAGTTCGAAGACCAAGCGGTTGCGGGCGCGTCAGGTTTTCTGCAAAAGCAGTACCACCGAGACAAGGAAGCACGAGGCCACCTGTGGCATGCGTCACGGCAGAGCATCCTCCTCGAACATTTCAGACGATTCGGGTCTGCTCGAACCGATTAA
- a CDS encoding RNA polymerase sigma factor, with translation MTVRGFIIRTRISPCRPQRAYLHARNTVRPGIQFTSFVPRFLEARKENIMTVCADQISGPMDLTALLASLAQKVGLGTNDAKADADAAARWLGREIAGTVFSVMARAGFAQDAEDALQTIFIKAIEASSNYRHGATSCASYFRAVARNQTLKWVRLERQRLQREADLKDVLATSSPDNDHQKHGEDFDGEGEAQGCVARLRLALRRLQPRDQELVQLHLKGLRPKAIAEMLGITSEAARQRFHRVRQALSGLLSTPGACCLTDSEPTSEPARSAVV, from the coding sequence ATGACGGTCCGTGGCTTTATCATCCGAACCAGAATCTCTCCTTGCCGCCCGCAGAGAGCCTACCTGCACGCGCGCAACACCGTCCGGCCGGGCATTCAGTTTACTTCCTTCGTGCCCCGATTTCTCGAAGCTCGGAAGGAGAACATCATGACGGTCTGTGCAGATCAGATTTCTGGACCGATGGACCTCACCGCGCTCCTCGCGTCCCTGGCTCAGAAGGTCGGCCTCGGTACCAACGACGCCAAGGCTGATGCCGATGCCGCTGCCAGGTGGTTGGGCCGCGAGATTGCCGGGACCGTGTTCAGTGTTATGGCTCGTGCCGGGTTCGCGCAGGATGCGGAAGACGCCTTGCAGACAATCTTCATCAAGGCCATCGAGGCCAGTAGCAACTACCGACACGGGGCAACCAGTTGCGCGTCTTATTTCCGCGCCGTCGCCCGTAACCAAACCCTTAAATGGGTTCGTCTCGAGCGACAACGCCTTCAGCGAGAAGCCGACTTGAAAGATGTTCTCGCGACGTCTTCGCCAGACAACGACCATCAAAAACATGGTGAGGATTTCGACGGTGAAGGCGAGGCTCAGGGATGTGTTGCTAGGCTCCGCCTTGCGCTCCGGCGGTTGCAGCCGCGCGACCAGGAACTGGTGCAGTTGCACCTGAAAGGCTTGAGGCCCAAAGCGATCGCGGAGATGCTAGGAATCACCTCTGAGGCTGCTCGCCAACGGTTTCATCGTGTGCGGCAGGCCCTGAGCGGCCTCCTCAGCACACCCGGCGCGTGCTGCCTGACGGACTCCGAACCAACTAGCGAGCCAGCCCGCAGCGCTGTCGTTTAA
- a CDS encoding type IV secretory system conjugative DNA transfer family protein, whose protein sequence is MEVLRHGIRFIGSPGSGKSVMLKALRATLATIIKNRPDYDILAVDFDGGKRDLYEIFRLFPQWAPVFDLNPFLWGDRYDFMGDLEDPRDIAQMAANIIEVREKDSQPYFPQAAQHVFRAAMLRHWLVTPGRATTRDVFLSGMSANNIRRVIGSHPQSRHALPLVNRTESGLSVISTLMNEVGKYEYVASLWDSNDRGRTVTIRSFLKQRFALLSLPYDDKSVATLAAVVRYLLVVLQQRALSTVVRNRYLLLLLDELALLPGGINLDLTLVKGRETGICPLFAYQSHSHCRTVHGKEKFDAMTGLMKTTIVLNQPSREDAEYCAKVFSDQQGFMKFNSAQGGKNPSTGWSEQLTTVENVTAAMIQSLPVPTPATPFIEGFMVTLPFRPFRFRVRIPDLLKALVPTVAPQAPPAPRDPKDFLLRPWSEDDYKRLGLPRPRN, encoded by the coding sequence ATGGAGGTGCTGCGGCATGGAATCCGTTTCATCGGCTCGCCCGGCAGCGGCAAGAGCGTCATGCTTAAAGCTCTCCGCGCAACGCTTGCCACTATAATCAAAAATAGACCAGATTATGACATCCTTGCCGTTGACTTCGATGGGGGCAAGCGCGATCTGTATGAGATCTTTCGCTTATTTCCCCAGTGGGCCCCGGTCTTCGACTTGAACCCGTTTCTGTGGGGCGACCGCTACGACTTCATGGGCGACCTTGAGGACCCGCGCGACATCGCCCAGATGGCGGCCAACATCATTGAGGTGCGGGAGAAGGACAGCCAGCCGTACTTCCCTCAGGCCGCACAGCATGTGTTCCGAGCCGCGATGCTGCGTCACTGGTTGGTGACGCCGGGCCGCGCAACAACTCGTGACGTGTTCCTGTCGGGGATGTCGGCGAACAACATCCGCCGGGTCATCGGGAGCCATCCGCAGAGCCGCCACGCTTTACCGCTGGTGAACCGAACCGAGTCAGGTCTTTCGGTGATCTCGACGCTGATGAACGAGGTGGGCAAATACGAGTACGTGGCGTCTCTGTGGGACTCAAACGACCGAGGGCGAACCGTGACAATCCGCTCGTTCCTCAAGCAGCGGTTCGCGCTCCTGTCACTGCCCTACGATGACAAGTCGGTTGCCACACTCGCTGCGGTCGTCCGCTACCTGCTCGTAGTGCTCCAGCAACGGGCCCTGAGTACCGTTGTGCGCAACCGGTATCTCCTGTTGCTCCTCGACGAATTGGCCCTCCTCCCAGGGGGGATCAACCTGGACCTCACGCTCGTGAAAGGCAGAGAGACGGGTATTTGCCCGTTGTTCGCGTACCAGAGCCATTCCCACTGCCGGACCGTTCACGGCAAGGAAAAATTCGACGCGATGACTGGGTTGATGAAGACCACGATCGTGCTCAACCAGCCGTCGCGGGAAGACGCCGAGTATTGCGCGAAGGTCTTCTCGGACCAACAGGGCTTCATGAAGTTCAACTCCGCCCAGGGGGGCAAGAACCCGAGCACGGGTTGGTCCGAGCAGCTCACTACGGTGGAGAACGTGACGGCGGCCATGATCCAGTCGCTCCCCGTGCCGACCCCGGCGACCCCGTTCATCGAAGGGTTCATGGTGACGCTCCCGTTTCGCCCGTTCCGGTTCCGGGTCCGCATCCCGGACCTGCTCAAGGCGCTGGTTCCTACAGTCGCGCCCCAGGCCCCGCCGGCCCCGCGCGACCCGAAAGACTTCTTGCTTCGGCCCTGGTCCGAGGACGACTACAAGCGCCTAGGCTTGCCGCGCCCCCGGAACTGA
- a CDS encoding MT-A70 family methyltransferase — protein MPNASSDDSLPSGFVVDRLDVLVNRGSKFGCIYADVPWRYDRAPRGATPYRTMSLEEIAALPVPALTLPNAHLHFWATHSFLFEARDILTAWGFEYRGVFVWAKPQLGTGYYWRSSVEFLVLGVRGKCTFRDRSIRNWLIHDRADHSRKPEAVRRLIHRVSPGPYLELFGRRAISGWTIFGDQVDCANLFDDDIVILKEE, from the coding sequence ATGCCTAATGCCTCGTCCGACGATTCGCTGCCAAGTGGCTTTGTCGTTGACCGACTCGACGTCCTGGTGAATCGTGGGTCGAAATTCGGCTGCATCTACGCCGACGTGCCATGGCGTTACGACCGCGCACCACGCGGTGCAACGCCCTATCGAACGATGAGCCTTGAGGAGATCGCTGCGCTGCCGGTGCCGGCACTGACGCTGCCGAACGCGCATTTACACTTCTGGGCGACGCACTCGTTCCTCTTTGAGGCCCGAGACATCCTGACCGCTTGGGGCTTTGAGTACCGAGGGGTTTTCGTATGGGCTAAGCCCCAGCTCGGAACCGGCTACTATTGGAGAAGCTCGGTTGAGTTTTTGGTACTTGGAGTGCGCGGCAAATGCACGTTCCGCGATCGTTCGATCCGAAACTGGCTAATCCATGACCGGGCTGACCACAGCCGCAAACCGGAAGCCGTTCGGCGCCTGATTCACAGGGTGAGTCCGGGACCGTACCTTGAGCTCTTCGGGAGGAGAGCTATTTCCGGATGGACGATTTTTGGGGATCAGGTCGATTGCGCCAATTTGTTCGACGATGACATCGTTATTCTTAAGGAGGAGTGA
- a CDS encoding helix-turn-helix domain-containing protein codes for MHSVKTAAKELGVSPSLIYRLCNAGKLKHERFGLGRGTIRIAPEAITEYRQRSSVPQIDRTWATRRSQSKHLKL; via the coding sequence ATGCACTCTGTTAAAACTGCTGCAAAGGAACTGGGCGTGTCCCCGTCACTGATTTATCGATTGTGCAACGCGGGAAAGCTGAAGCACGAGCGATTCGGCCTCGGGCGCGGCACGATCCGCATCGCCCCTGAGGCGATAACGGAGTACCGGCAACGCTCGTCTGTTCCGCAAATTGATCGCACGTGGGCGACTCGACGTTCGCAATCGAAGCACCTGAAACTCTAG